Genomic segment of Panicum virgatum strain AP13 chromosome 2K, P.virgatum_v5, whole genome shotgun sequence:
ACTCCCAGGAGTGTCAAGAAGTTGCGAATCTTTTTAGCAGGTATCTTGTAAATTTGTTATTATTTCTCCTGCCTTTGCCTTtagggtcttcttcctcctgtTCAGGGATATGTATTTTACTCCATTCATTATTTGGGATAAGCAGAGGCAGCCAGATCAAtatgttggttttctacttttCTCATGTGGGCATTGTTTATTGAGTATTGTGTGTATGGAGTTAATTAGTCCAGTTATGCCTTCGCTACAAAATATCAGTTTATTGATGATATGAAAATAACAGAACTTTCTAACTGGCTATTAGAGATGCGTGATTAGTGACTGTTTGACATTTTGGTCAAAAAGATTTGCTGACTCCCTGCTAAATGGACCTTGTTAAAAGTTGTAATTAATTCATTCTTTAGAGTCCCCAGCCTTGTAAAAAAGCACTACTCTGGTCTGCAAACTTCAAGATTTAGTTTGTAGCACCCTGAACCTGTGTTGTGCTTGTGTACTTCTCAAATGTACAAACTTTGCCAATTGGATTATACTGCTAATTTACCAgccaaaacacaaaaatatgtCAGTGAACAGCAAGTGTTGTAACTTCTATGAGCTATGAAAGTGAACAGGTTGAGTTGAATTGTCAAACTGGTGTCAGTCATTAGGATTGATAATTTCCAGCAATTTGAGGATCACATATGTGTATATGATCTATAGCAGATTCATACCATTATTTCTTTCTCCGTTTGGCACTTTATCTTAGTTAGCAAAACTGGGGCTTTTTCAGTTTTCTTGCAATTTTTCTATTCCTTTAGTGAACAATACATCACTCTGCGATTTTGCAGGATACTGAATGCATTCTCGAAGGTGCCTCCAAAGCCAAAGATTCCCTCCGTTCAAAGGTACTTGATATTGTGCTAATCAGTTGGACAAACAAAATACTGCTTTGATTTTTTTATGGATCTTCCGGAACTTACAGAAAACAAGTGCTTACCATTttttttttattcgtgacgATTGGATGCTGAATTCATCAAATAGATACAGTGAAGAACTGAAAGTTACTCAAGGCATATGCATACTGTTATGTTACTGGATAGCATTTTATTTTCTTGTTTGCACTGCATCACATGAGAAGCAATTGTACATTAGTTAGCATATTATGTGAAAACAAGCAAGTTATAGTGGTGCTGTTTTAACATGACTTGATACTACCTTTTCTTGTTAATTTAACACTGCACCTTACTGCTGTTTGATGTTAATTATTTACATTTTCAGCATTACTGTCATAGTGTCGAGCCACACTATCTTATAAaataaaggttttttttttgggaaaaagtGTGGCGTATTTTACAACGTTGATACTGTTTTAGTGAATTTGAAGAGCTTGAAGCAGCACCTGCATTGGTTGAAGGTCCTCTGGAACTGCAAACATCAAATATCATATCAACTGCTACCCACGTTCAAGAGGACCCCTTATCTGCATTCTTCAGTGTATGAAAACTGTTCTTCTCATTATACTGGTCCCCTCATCTCCATTAACTTGTAGCTGCTTTTCCACCGAAAGTTGTCTACTTTCTCCAAAATAGTAGCTGTAACTTTTATTCTGAGTTTAAATGTGCATCTCTGGGAACAGGCAGCTGCGAACGCTGGTGGCACCGCCTCTGTTGCTGTTGCAGGACAGCCAAATCAATCTTTTGGTGCTATTCCTTTGTCACATGCACCTCCTAGCACAATTACATCGCAATCACCGGGCTTGCATCATTTGCTTCCTTCACAGGCCTCATCAGTTTCTGGCATACCTGCTGATGTTCATGGTGGCACTGGTCCTATAGTGAGGTCCACAAGCCTTGTAAATCCATCACATTTCTCACCATTGACATCAGCGCAGACAGCAATGGTGCGCAGTAATTCTGCAGTACCAACTGCTCCACCTCAACATCCTCGTAATGCTCAGCAGCCGCAAAGTGCTCCCTTGCTTCAGCCTTTTCCATTACCTACAGCTTCACCTTCTCCACCGTATGGGACTCCATTGCTTCAACCGTTTCCACCACCAAATCCATCGCCGTCTCTTGCATCAGCTCCAGTCTACAACCCAGCACTGTCCAGAGACAAAGTTAGAGATGCGTTACTGAGACTTGTGGAGGTATGCTGTtaattttattttcttgttGAATTTGAATGCATTCTTCTTTTTGTATTGCAAGGAAGATACACATTATCGCTGTTGTTGTCGGGTTTGAGTAATATTTCTCGCTCTACTCTAATTTGTTCAGTATCCTTTCAGTATCTAGCTATATCATAGACATATATGTATAATATTTATTATGACAGGACTGGCAATTGAACTGGTACTTCTGTTCGATTGTTTACTGGTTAAACCTGTGGTTCAATAAAAATTGTTGTTTGGCCAGTACTTGTTAGTCGATTAAGGAAAAGTTGGTGTGTTCATTAATAGGCAATCAGATGAATTTGTTCATGAGTGTAAATACAAATAACCTTTTCCACCAATTTCGCTAAATCATAGCACAACTTGTATTGCGCATTTTCTATCCTTTGAGCATGGAAAAACATCAGCCAGAAGAAAGGTGAAAATTCCTGCATCTAAAAAGGTAAACATACTGCAAGGAAGCATATCTCCTATCAATACACTATTTCACACATCGCAGCCAGTCTCATCAAGACCATGTACCAGTGATGCTTTTCCATCATCCGGGTGGGACCTACAAATCGTAATGACTGACAGCAATTGCTGCTCGGCCACTTTGTAGACCCTCGCTGCAGCTCAAGCGAAAAGCTTGGAGGCTTTGACCCACCAAACTTGAAACTCAGACCGCCATTGCACGTCTGGCTAAGAATAGGGTGGGCCACCAGGAACATGTAGATCAGCCATAGAAGCGTCCGGGCCATGCTAAAAACCATGCTAGCTTTGCATATTTGTTGATTTGGTGGGTTGTTTGTTTCTTTGGGTGGGAAGAGATTGATGGGAAAAGGAGCCCTGAGTCGTGAAGGGAATGTGGCTTCAGGGAGCTACCATCAGCAACCTCCCACCAATAGAAGGGTCCCTGGGCACACCGCTCATGCTCAACTGAAGCTGCCTGATTGACGGTTCCACTAAATGATTAAAATCTGGACCGTTTATCCAGTTTTTAGTAGGTTGATTGTGTGAGTGGTCTTTGAAGGGAAATGAGCTGCATATCTACGGTTTGTGTTTTTCCTTTCCCAACTGTCTTTCTTGTTCAATTTCAATGACTATGCATAATGCACTTGGAACCTCATCGCCCCATAGACTTGAATAATTGCACATCAAGTAGAACATTCCTgttgatgtttgtatctcttgTTTGCTTGTACTGTACACTAATTCCTGCATCTAAGTTACGAAGTTGTTTACTGTTTCTTGCCAGAACGAAGAATTTATCGATTTGGTGTACCGGGAGATCGTGAACAGACAATAATGAATATTGAATGAACAGACCTCTCCAACAAGTTGGTTGTGTTTGGACTTTTGTTATCTGTTGTGAAGCCTGTAATTCAAGTTATGATGTAAATTCATTTGTGAAGTTCATGGCTTGGTGAAGTTTGTATTAATGTACTTTCTACATATCTGTAAATGCTTATGAAATCTATCTGCTCCGTCGAATGTCATCTGCTGTATTCGTGGTGCAGAAAAGTTTTGTTCTGAACATATATCTTAACTTTGGGATCTAATAATGATTCTCGTGGGCAAGAACATATATCTTAACTTTGGGATCTAATGATGATTCTCGTGGGCAAGACCTCACCATTAGCTAGAATGTCATCTGAATTGTTGTAGAATTGGTAATTGGTAATTCCTTGACACCCAATTTTGAGTGTGTGATCATGTGTAACTCGTGACTTGTTCCTGTTGAAATTGAACTGGTGGAGTTTAGGATTAAATTAGTTATGCCAGGCTGATGATTCGATTCATGGCATGTTTCAACTAGATTTGATTTTTGCAGTTGTCATATAACTGTAGGTGATCATATAAAAATATGGTTCTCGTGGGAAAATGTAGTTCTCGTGAGATGGCGCAATGGACCAGATGGGATGGGTCTAGTTCTACCGCTACCTACGGCACAATGTGCCAGATGGAACGGGTCTAATGGGCAGCACGAGGCCCGGCACTAACTAGCACGGCCCAGCCCAAGCGCAATAGTGCCTGTGCTGGCGCACGATGCGTTGGGCAGAGTCACCATTTTGGCTCGGAAAAAGTCCTATTTACCCCTCCTGAACTTATGGCCGAGTCCGAGTTTCCTTCCTGGACTCGAAAACTGTTCGAACTGGCTCCTCCGAGTCCTGATACTGGGTAACTTATTTCCCTGGCCGGGTTTGAAGGTTGTTTCGTCCCATCTGGCGCCACATCGACGCCACGTGGCCTTTATGACGTGGCACGGGCCCATATGTCAGGTGCCACcgcaccaacaccccccgccgccgtccgccgcctaTCCGATTCCccattcccctttctttcccaaACCCTAGGAACTCTAGCGAGCCGCATCGTCCGCCAGCAACACCCCGTCGGGTGGTGCGtctctcgccggcggcgtgcgcggatCCTCGACGGGTGGATCTGCAGGGACATGGGTGGTGGGTAAAGGCGTCGCCATTGGTGGGGAAAGTAACCACCGACGGTTGAAACGGTGAGTCCTCGATGCCTGTTCCCAGCGACAGATTAGGAATAAGAAATGCTCCTATTTTGGATCTACGTAGTGGATCCACTAATGTTGGCACCTTTTCGCTAGATTCGAGGATATTTGTTGTAGATGTTTAATGGGAGGCTTCGGTGGAGGTGTATTTTAATCTTGAGTTGGTAATATTAAAATCTTGAGTCGGTCTTGATTAGTGGTGTGTGATACTGAGCATGTCGTTGTTGTTAATTGCATGTAGGAAGTGACTATTCGGTTGGAGTCATGGATCTTCTAGATATGCTGGCAGTGAGGTTCCATCTTGGTGGTCATTTTGTCAACCATGGAAATAAGAGGGAGTATATTGGAGGCAGAGAAGCAATGTCCTATATTGATAGGGACAAGGTATCTTTACCAGAGGTAGTAGGGCACCTGCGCGACCACTTGAATGTCTCTAAAGGAGTTCTGCTGCGTTGGTTGTTTCCTGAAATGGAACTGCATGATGGCCTGCGTGTTTTGGTTGATGACAGGGCTTGTCAATTTATGTCAGACAACATTGTTGAActtaaggatggattcggatgtttattcgaatgtcaaattttttgtcatttttcttcgattatggacaaataagatatagaatttactatataaattcatagccttgtatttaacattgtTCTTATAAcgattcataaaaactaaagctcaaatttatcacatatattctcaaataatagatataaaaattcgaatacggatcggatacggattcgaatcttttttcacctttttaattgtagggagcaaataatacataaaaatctatacaaaattttattcttatgtgtaataatatgcttgataatataaaaaaagattagcataaaattttaagcatatctattttaaaatatcaaatttgttctaagaattcggatgtctAGATCCATCCTTAGTTGAACTAGGGGTTGCTGATATTTTTGTTGAGGATACTCCAGTGGAAAATAGTTCTGGTAATGATTCAGATAGGGAGAGGAATGTCAGTGATTTTGAGGATGAGCTTGTGGATATGCAAAAGAAAATGTCCAAAGATGACTGTGTTGAAGTAATGACAGAGGAGAACCCGAGCAGGAGAAGACAACAAAGTATGGAAGAAGTTGAGAAGCAAATTAAGCGGCTGCAAGAATTTTATAGGAGTCCCAGCAAGAAAGGAAAGGAAGTCATTGTTGCAATGGCATCCAACAAAGATGATGTGTCTGCTGAGTCAGAAGATAGTGATCATATGCCTGGTGATGATTGTTTCtcagaagaagatgatgaagctgCTGATATCTTGAGAAAATTCAgagctttcaagaagaagttgaggaATGGTGAAATGGCTACACTTGATGATGTGCTTCTGGGCAGTCAAGCTTCAAAGGGAGCTCAAGAATAGGTTGAAAGTGAAGGATATGGTACTCCATATTTAGAATCAAATGATGAAGACTCATTTGATGAGCTAGGCAGTGATGGAGAGTTAAGGCAGAAGAAGGAGCACTATAGGAGGTTCAAGTCAAGTGATGATGTCCCAAAATTTGAGCTGGGGATGAAGTTCAGTGGTAAGAAAGAATTCAAAGAGGCTATCATAAGGTACTGTTTCATGAAAGAAAGGTTGTCAATTTCATCAAGGATGAGCCAACTAGAGTCAGAGCTAAATGTGACTGGGCTCATTGtccttgggtgtgtttgtgctCTAGGAACTCAAGGACAACAAGCTGGCAAGTTGCCACATTTAAAGATGAGCACACATGTCCTCCCAGAAGAGATAACAAGTATGTCACTGCTAGGAGGATAGCTGCCAAGTATGAGAAGTTCATAATGGCAAACCCTAGCTGGAATTTTGCCCAGATGAAGAATACAGTTTTAGAAGAGATGTTTGCTGATACTTCCATCTCCAAGTTGAAGAGAGCTAAGGCCATTGTGATGCAGAAAGCATATGATGCAACCAAAGGTCAATATGAGGTCCTATATGACTATCAGTTGGAGCTGCTTAGAAGTAATCCTAGAAGCACAGTTATGATAAACAAGCTGCCTGATGTTGATCCTCCAACATTTTGGAGGATGTATGTCTGTTTTGATGCAtgcaagaaaggtttcttggctGGATGTAGAAAGATTTCCAGGCATATTTATGCAAACTGGAAGAAGGAGTTCTTCAAGAAAGAATGCCAGAAGTTGTTCTGGGCTTGTGCAAAGGCCCCATGCCCAATGCTATTCAATCTTGCTAGAGCTAGGTTGGCAAAAGAGACTAGACCTTGTGCTCAAGCCATATTGAACACACATCCACAACACTGGAGTAGGGCTTGGTTCAGGTTAGGAAATAATTGTGACTCAGTGGATAATAATCTTTGTGTGTCATTCAACAAATGGATAGTTGAGGCCAGGTTCTTTCCTATCATCACAATGTTAGAGGCCATAAGAAGAAAAGTTATGACGAGGATTCAGGAGCAGAGATCCAAATCAGAAAGGTTGATGGGGAGAATTTGCCCAaacatcatgaagaagctgaaTTCATATCTGAAAATGTCTGGCTACTGCCATGCAATAAGTAATGGAGCAAACAAATTTGAGGTCAAACATTGGGATCATAGGTTCACAGTTGACCTACAGGCAATGACTTGCTCTTGCAGGTATTGGCAACTATCTGGGCTGCCATGTTGCCATGCAATATCCAGCGTCTACTTCAAGACAAATTCTCTGGATCATTACATTGCAGACTGCTACACAGTGGAAAATTTCAGAAAGACTTACATGTACTGCTTAGAGCCAGTTGAAGGGCAAGAAAGCTGGCCAATCTCTGATAGACAAAAACTGAAAGCTCCAGGATACATTAAAATGCCAGGTAGGCCGAAGACATAGGGGACTAGAGAACCTCATGAAAAACCTAAGGCAACTAAGGTGTCAAGAGTGGGAACTGTCATTAGATGCAACAAGTGCAAAGGTACTGGCCACAATAGGGCCTTTTGTGATAGGAAAAATGGTAAAACAACCTCTGTGAGGGGCAGTCAAGGTACTTCAACATCTGTTCCTATTGATCCTCCTATGGCTCCTACTGCTACTGAAGCAtctgctcctgctactgctcctACTGTTGATTCAAGAACTGCATCTGGTACTCAATAAGGCAGCATCAGTAGCAAAAGAAAGCTCTCCTTGGAAATTGGAAGCCAAGATTCGATTGGGCCCAGTTCTTCTAATTCAAAGGTAAGATCCTACGTTACTTGAAATGTCAGAAAACTACAACATATACTTGGTTTTTTTTGCTTATACCTTGCAGGGAAAAAGTTTAGGACTTGTGCACAGCAGGGCCAAGGCAAGGGTTCAAACTGGTCCATCAGGGTCTGCTACAATGCAGCTGACTGCACATGCTCCAAATTCAACAGCAAGATCTACTGTTACTATCAATGTGAGGTCTGGATCAGCTTCAGCAACATGTTCAGCCCATGAACCACCAAAGAAGAAACAAGTTAGGAAAAGGGCACTGCACCAGGCCCtatgcttcttcttcctccttgggACACTGCAAAGTTGTGAGGTGATTGACCTGTTCATGATGTATGCCAAGTTGTATGATTTAATGTGTACTGTATGCCAAAACTGAATGGCTGTTTGTGTGATGTGTATGCCAGACTGTATGGCTTATTGGGTGATGTGAGTGCCAAACTTTATGGCTTATTGGGTGATGTGTGCGCTAAACTTTATGACTTATTGGTTGATGTCTGTGACTTATTGGTTGATGTCTGTGCTGTGTGCCAAACTGAATGGCTGTTTGTCTTTTGTTTTATATGGCAAACACTATGGTCTTGTGTTTTACATGACAAAGCGTATGGCACCATGTTATTATGTGCATTGGTTGTGCTTTTTAGAGACATGACATGAACATTTTTTCAACACTGGCTCAACATATACACAACATCACACAATGACAACTTTGCCTCTAGCATAATCTAGTTGCATTCCACCATTTCAATTCCATCGGAACAGTTCAGAGACGCCACATGGTGCCATTACACGATCCACAAAAGAAGTTACCAAACAACACATACTAACAGGTTCCAGCATAGATCCAACACATACTAACAGATCCAGCACTTGTCAATACTACAACACAGACCTACCATCCAGATCATTGTCGTGCCTAACATGAACTTACTAAAACCACTACTTCCTGGTGCATCAGTACCAAAAGACTTCTAAAACTGCTGGATCCTAACCTAGGCACATGAAAACTGCTACAGCAGCAGCTGGAATAGCCAATCCAATCAGCAAGACCGCTTTCATCAAAGACTTCTGCGCCGAAGCCTTGTTCGCAGCTTTCGGAGCTTCATTCTCCACCTTCAGGGCACTGATTTCCTCCTTCTGTTGCTCCATCTTCACCACGGCATCCGCAAGAGTAGCCTTCAGCTCCACCCTTTCACGCTTCAAACCCCAAACGATGTCACGGAGGTCGACGAGCAAGCCACAGATGAACTCATCAACAGGCCCTTCATACTATCCCATGAAATTGCAACCTCCAGACTGCAGCTCCAACACAGACAGAGGTGCATTTAAGAGCAACTCGGCAAAATCAACTAAATCCACTCGAAAACTCCAACTTACTCACGCATTGTAGCACTTCAAATACCTCCTTCCCAAATTGTCATCGCTCCAGGAGATCCAGAGCGCAGCCTTCCTGTCGCACTGGCAGAGGACGGACGGCTCGTAATCGAACGGCCCTCTGCGATACGGGATAGGCGAATAGCGgcgcacgccgtcgccgctcgaCGAGCCGTGACCGGTGCTGGAGCTCACCGAAAGCGACATCCCACAAGGATTCGAGCTCACTAGGGTTTCGGAGCAATGGGGAATGGCGGACGATGCGGCTCGCTAGGGTTCCTAGGGTttgggaaagaaaggggaatggGGAATCGGATAGGCAGCGGACGGCGGCAGGGGGTGTTGGTGTGGTGGcacctgacatgtgggcccgtgCCACATCATAAAGGCCGCGTGGCGTCAATGTGGCGCCAGATGGGACGAAACAGCCTTCAAACCTGGCCAGGGAGGTAAGTTACCCGGTATCAGGACTCGGAGGAGCCAGTTCGGACGCTTTTCGAGTCCAGGGAGGAAACTCGGACTCGGCCATAAGTTCAGGGGGGGTAAATATGACCTTTTCCTTTTGGCTCATATGTAGGCCTGAGCATAGCATGATAATAGTCCTGTAAAGCCGTGCCCAACACGCTGGCTCAAAGCCAGCTCTTAAGTTTTCTAGGCTGCGGCTTCCATGTCTCCTTCCCGTGTGCCCGTCCGTGTCTCCAACTCTCAATCGACGGTATCTTGCTGCTCGCTGCGAAACCATGCCCACCATGAACTCCCATCGTAAATCAAAATCAAGTCTGCCACGATCGCCAAACTCTAGATTAATTGCTGCACCCAAAACTAGTTGATCACCACCGAAATTGGCCTTCCTGCAAGATGCAGGCCCAATCAATTTGCTTAAAT
This window contains:
- the LOC120666293 gene encoding mRNA-decapping enzyme-like protein: MAHGGGGRAKVTPNLAVDGEGTRTLNLTVLQRLDPAVEDILITAAHVTLYDFDTDVNQWSRKDVEGSLFVVKRNAQPRFQFIVMNRRNTDNLVEDLLGDFEYQLQVPYIMYRNSAQEVIGIWFYNSQECQEVANLFSRILNAFSKVPPKPKIPSVQSEFEELEAAPALVEGPLELQTSNIISTATHVQEDPLSAFFSAAANAGGTASVAVAGQPNQSFGAIPLSHAPPSTITSQSPGLHHLLPSQASSVSGIPADVHGGTGPIVRSTSLVNPSHFSPLTSAQTAMVRSNSAVPTAPPQHPRNAQQPQSAPLLQPFPLPTASPSPPYGTPLLQPFPPPNPSPSLASAPVYNPALSRDKVRDALLRLVENEEFIDLVYREIVNRQ